Part of the Triticum aestivum cultivar Chinese Spring chromosome 4D, IWGSC CS RefSeq v2.1, whole genome shotgun sequence genome is shown below.
aaacgagaaacatatccttagtccttttcaggtatttcagggtgttcttgactgctgtccagtgatccactcctgaattactttggtacctcccagctaaactaatagcaaggcacacatcaggtctggtacacagcattgcatacatgatagaacctatggctgaggcatagggaatgactttcattttctctctatcttctgcagtggtcgggcattgagtctgactcaacttcacaccttgtaacacaggaaaaaaacctttctttgcctgatcaattttgaacttcttcaaaactttatcaagctatgtgctttgtgaaagtccaattaagcgtcttgatctatctctatagatcttgatgcccaatatataagcagcttcaccgaggtctttcattgaaaagttcttattcaagtatccttttatgctatccagaaattccgtatcattttcgatcaacaacatgtcatccacatataatatcagaaatgctatagagctcccactcattttattgtaaatacaggcttctccaaaagtctgtataaaaccatatgctttgatcacactatcaaagcgtatattccaactccgagaggcttgcaccagcccataaatggatcgctggagcttgcacactttgttagcaccttttggatcgacaaaaccttctggttgcatcatgtacaactcttctttaagatatccattaaggaatgcagttttgacatccatttgccaaatttcataatcataaaatgcggcaattgctaacgtgcttcggacagacttaagcatcgctacgggtgagaaggtctcatcgtagtcaactccttgaacttgtcgaaaacctttcgcaacaagtcaagctttgtagacagtaacattaccgtcagcgtcagtcttcttcttgaatatccatttattctctatggcttgacgatcatcagcaagtcaaccaaagtccatactttgttctcatacatggattccatctcagatttcatggtctcaagccatttcgcggaatctgggctcatcatcgcttcttcatagttcgtaggttcgtcatggtcaagtaacatgacctccagaataggattaccgtaccactctggtgcggatcttactctgattgacctacgaggttcggtagtaacttgatctgaagtttcatgatcattatcattagcttcctcactaattggtgtaggaatcactggaactgatttctgtgatgacctactttccaataagggagcaggtacaattacctaatcaagttctactttcctcccactcacttctttcgagagaaactccttctctagaaaggatccattcttggcaacgaatatcttgccttcggatctgtgatagaaggtgtacccaacagtttcctttgggtatcctatgaagacacatttctccgatttgggttcgagcttatcaggttgaagctttttcacataagcatcgcaaccccaaactttaagaaacgacaacttgggtttcttgctaaaccacagttcatatggtgtcatctcaacagatttagatggtgccctatttaatgtgaatgcagccgtctctagagcataaccccaaaacgatagcggtaaatcggtaagagacatcatagattgcaccatatctaataaagtgcggttacgatgttcggacacaccattacgttgtggtgttccaggtggcgtaagttgtgaaactattccacactgtttcaaatgaagaccaaactcgtaactcaaatattcacctccacgatcagatcgtagaaactttattttcttgttacgatgatttcaacttcactctgaaattctttgaactttccaaatgtttcagacttatgtttcatcaagtagatatacccatatatgctcaaatcatctgtgaaggtctgaaaataatgatacccgccgcgagcctcaacactcaccggaccgcatacatcagtatgtattatttctagcaagtttgttgctcgctccattgtttcggagaacggattcttagtcatcttgcccatgaggcatggttcgcaagcatcaagtgattccaaaagcccatcagcatggagtttcttcatgcgctttacaccaatatgacctaaacggaactgccacaaataagttgcactatcattattaaccttgcatcttttggcttcaatattatgaatatgtgtatcactataatcaagattcaacaaaaatagaccactcatcaagggtgcatgaccataaaagatattactcatataaatagaacaaccattattatctgatttaaatgaataaccgtctcgcatcaaacaagatccaggtataatgttcatgcttaacgctggcaccaaataattatTCGTATGTAAAACAAagcccgacggtagatgtagaggtagcgtgccgacggtgatcacatcgaatttggaaccatttcccacgcgcatcgtcacctcgcccttagccaatctttgcttaatccgtcgcccatgtttcgagttgcaaatatgagcaacagaaccagtatcaaatacccaggctctactacgagcattagtaaggtacacatcaataacatgtatatcaaatatacctttcactttgccatccttcttatccgccaaatacttggggcagttccgcttccagtgaccagtcgcactcactctcaggcttaggtccagacttgggcttcttcgcttgagcagcaacttgattgtcgttcttcttgaagttccccttcttccctttgccctttttcttgaaactagtggtcttgttaaccatcaacacttgatgctccttcttgatttctacctccgcagcttttagcattgcggagagctcggaaattgtcttatccatcccttgcatattatagttcatcacgaagcttttgtagcttggtggcagtgattgaagaactctgtcaatgacactatcatcaggaagattaactcccagttgagtcaagtggttgtggtacccagacattctgagtatatgttcactgacagaactattctcctccatcttgcagctatagaacttattggacacttcatatctctcaattcgggcatttgcttgaaatattaacttcaactcctaaaacatctcatatcctccatgacgttcaaaacgtcgttaaagtcccgattctaagccgtaaagcatggcacactgaactatcgagtagtcatcagctttgctctgccagacgttcataacatctggagttgctcctgcagtgggtcttgcacctagcggtgctttcaggacgtaattcttctatgcagcaatgaggataatcctcaagttatggacccagtcagtgtagttgctaccatcatctttcaacttagctttctctaggaacgcattaaaattcaagggaacggaaGCACGGGCCATTGAACTACAACAACatggacatgcaaaatactatcaggtactaagttcatgataaataagaactcccacttatatagacatccctctagtcatctaaatgatcacgtgatccatatcaactaaaccatgtccgatcatcatgtgagatggagtagttttcaatggtggacatcactatgttgatcatatcgactatatgattcacgttcgacctttcggtcttagtgtttcgaggccatatctgcatatgctaggctcgtcaagtttaacccgagtattccgcgtgtgcaaaactggcttccacccgttgtatgtggacgtagagcttatcacacccgatcataacgtggtgtctcggcacgacgaactgtagcaacggtgcatactcagggagaacacttataccttgaaatttagtgaggggtcatcttataatgctaccgccatactaagcaaaataagatgcataaaggataaacatcacatgcaatcaaaataagtgatatgatatggccatcatcatcttgtgcctttgatctccatctccaaagcaccgttatgatcaccatcgtcaccggctttacaccttgatctccatcgaagcatcgttgtcatctcgccaactattgcttctacgactatcgctacctcttagtgataaagtaaagcaattacatggcgattgcatttcatacaataaagcgacaaccatatggctcctgccagttgccgataactgttacaaaatatgatcatctcatacaacaatttatatctcatcacgtcttgaccatatcacatcacagcaagccctgcaaaaacaagttagacgtcctctactttgttgttgcaagttttacgtggctgctaggggcttctagcaagaaccgttcttacctacgcatcaaaaccacaacaattttttgtcaagtgtgttgttttaaccttcaacaaggaccggacgtagtcaaactcgattcaactaaagttggagaaacaaacacccgctagccacctgtgtgcgaagcacgtcggtagaaccagtctcatgaatgcggtcatgtaatgtcggtccgggccgcttcatccaacaatgcagccgaatcaAAGTTAGACGTtgctgctaagcagtatgactattatcgcccacaactcaatgtgttctactcatgcttataacatctacgcatagacctggctcgcatgccactgttggggaacgcaatatttcaaaaaatttcctacgatcacgcaagatctatctaggagatgcatagcaacgagcggggagagtgtgtccacgtaccctcgtagaccgaaagcggaaggatttagtaacgcggttaatgtagtcgaacgtcttcgcgatccaacctatccaagtaccgaacatacggcacctccgcgatcagcacacgttcagctcgatgacgtccctcgaactcttgatccagttgaggccgagggagagttccgtcagcacgacggcgtggcgacggtgatgataaagttaccggcgcagggcttcgcctaagcactacggcgatatgactgaggtgtgtaactgtggaggggagcaccgcacacggttaagagaactcgtgtgttctagggtgccccccttgcccccgtatatgaaggaggggaggggaggtcagccggccctcctagggcgcgccaggagaggggaatcctactaggactccaagtcttAGTAGGTTTCCACgtaaggaagagggggaagaaggaaggaagagggggaagggaaggaaaggggggcgctgcccccttccactagtccaattcggacccaaggggggcagccctcctggcccttcctctcttcccactaaggcccagcGAGGCCCATTAGCtcccccgaggggttccgataaCGCTCCGGCACTGcgataattatccggtacctctcggaacttatccggtgtccgaataacatcgtccaatatatcaatctttatgtcttgaccatttcgagactcctcatcatgtccgtgatctcatccgggactccgaacaatcttcggtcatcaaatcacatgactcataatacaaatcatcatcgaacgttaagcgtgcggaccctacgggttcgagaactatgtagacatgaccgagacacatctccggtcaataaccaatagcggaagctagatgctcatattggctcctacatattctacgaagatctttatcggtcaaaccgcataacaacatacgttgttccctttgtcatcggtatgttacttgcccgagattcgatcgtcggtttcatcatacctagttcaatctcgttaccggcaagtctctttactcgttccgtaatgcatcatcccgcaactaactcattagtcacattgcttgcaaggcttatagtgatgtgcattaccgagagggcccagagatacctcttcgattcacggagtgacaaatcctaatctcgatctatgccaactcagcaaacaccatcgaaaacacctgtagagcatctttataatcacccagatacgttgtgacgtttgatagcacactaagtgttcttccggtattcgggagttgcataatctcatagtcataggaacatgtataagtcatgaagaaagcaatagcaataaactaaacgatcatagtgctaagctaacggatgggtcttgtccatcacatcattctctaatgatgtgatcccgttcatcaaatgacaacacatgtctatggctaggaaacttaaccatctttgattaacgagctagtcaagtagaggcatactacggacactctgtttgtctatgtattcacacatgtactaagtttccggttaatacaattctagcatgaataataaacatttatcatgatataagaaaatataaataacaactttattattgcctctagggcatatttccttcagaagtcCCATGAACttcccgggaggggggggggggtcggtaacccccggtactccgaaacaacccgaaccattccggtgtccgaatgtaaccttccaatatatgaatctttacctctcgaccatttggagactcctcgtcatgtccgtgatctcatccgggactccaaacaaacttcggtcatcaaatcacataactcgtaatacaaatcgtcatcaaatcacataaccaatagtggaacctggatgctcatattggctcctagatattctacgaagatctttatcggtcaaaccgcataacaacatacgttgttccctttgtcatcggtattttacttgcctgagattcgatcgtcggtatcatcatacctagttcaatctcgttactggcaagtctctttactcgttccgtaatgcatcatcccgtaactaattcattagtcacattgcttgcaaggcttatagtgatgatcattaccgagagggcccagagatacctctccgatacacggagtgacaaatcctaatctcgatctatgccaactcaacaaacaccatcggagacacctgtagagcatctttataatcacccagttacgttgtgacgtttgatagcacacaaggtgttcctccggtattcgggagttgcataatctcatagtcagaggaacatgtataagtcatgaagaaagcaatagcaataaaaactgaacgatcattaatgctaagctaacggatgggtcttgtccatcacatcattctctaatgatgtgatcccgttcatcaaatgacaacacatgtctatggttaggaaacttaaccatctttgattaacgagctagtctagtagaggcatactagggacactctgtttgtctatgtatccacacatgtactaagtttccggttaatacaattctagcatgaataataaacatttatcatgatataaggaaatataaataacaactttattattgcctctagggcatatttccttcacctggtAGGCCTGCTATGTAAAAGTTTCATCTATCACACAACATTCGCTATTTATATCCATAATTTTGTTTCATAGCTCTCATCATGTCATAGATTCATAGTAATAAACACATGAAATTCAAACTGGCTTTACCAATAGCTATCTACTGATTGATGCTTACAGGACGCATCTTATTCTTGAAATGTGAGGAGCCAAATATCCATGCTCAAGGTTGGCTTTGTGAAACTGATTTATCTGGTGTTGAGCAAGGTTGTGAATTAAGGCTTCTAAGTTGCATTTTCTCAGAGTTTTGCGGTGACATCACGAAACTCGAAGGGCAAACAACTAGAGTGCATCTTTCTTAGTGTTTAGCTTTATAAATTTCATGTGCTAATATCTACTTGCGACATGCAACACTGCAAATATGATGAAGGACTATTCCTGATCAACCCCCTTTTTCCTACTATATCCTATTTCTACAATGCAATGTCACATAACACAATTGACGGTAACCCAATAGGATCATAGGCTAATATATATACTTTTTCTATATTTTTATAAAGCCTACTCTACAACCAGTGGCTAGCACATTATTATTCTTGCAATTTTTATTCAATTTAGCATTACATTATATTTTTACTACAAAACCCTTAATGTTAGCTTAAAGTTCCGCGGCACCGCGCGGGGTGTCATCTAGTTTTCACAATACTCCTGCTCGAGTGGAGTTCCAACAGCCACTTCCTGTCTGAACCGCTGTTCGTGACAAACATCAACTTATTTTGGATATGCTACTGTGGTATGGACACGACCTTCAGAAGTTAAGATAGACAGGAATTCGACTACAAATCCCACTCGTCCGTGAATCCCTACTCATCAAGACCACATAAGATAGCTGACTTCGTATGGTAAATTGGCATTCCAGACGAGCAGAATCAACCAGGGCACATCAGACGGAGCACACTTTTCATAGAATAATATGCTAAAGAAAATTAGTAAAAGCATGAAATGGCCCACGAATATATCTCTGTCTGCCAGCATTCAGCAACACAATCAGCAGAAATTGTACGTTTCAGCAACCCAAGCTAAGAATCAGAACAGTGCCTTGAAGGTAGATACCGCAACAGAGCACAAACCATGTTTTTTTGGTTCATATATAAATTAAGCTTCAAAAGGGCCCTGGTACAAAAATCAAAACCTCTTTCCAAGTTTCAGTTAACACCTCAGATGATGCAGCCCTGAAGAGCAGCAGAAATTGCAGGTTTCAACAACCCAAGCTTGAGAATCAAAACAGTGCTTTGCAGGTAGACACCGCAACAGAGCACAAACCATGTTTTTTGTTCATGTAATAGGAGTATAAATTAAGCATTGTCTGATGATGAACTCAAAAAGGCCCCTGGTACAAAAGCCAAAACCTCTCTCCAAGTCTCAGTTAACACCGGCCTTCTTCTCAGACGGTGCAGCCCTGAAGAGCAGCAGTGCACGCGAACGGGTCCGTCGTGGAGAAATCAGATCCTCTCTCGAAGTTCAGCACCCACTTGTCATCTCCCGTTTCGAGTGGACTCTCAAAGAGCACCAGCGAACAGCCTCGGCTGGCCCATCTTGCGTCGAACAGAGGTTTCACTTTGGAGTTGGCCTCGTCCATGGAAGCGAAGCTCCCTTTGCAGAACACAATCACCAGCTTCGTCAGCATCCGAGCGCTCTCCAGGACGAACTTGAGGAAGGAGAGCTCGCCCCTCTCCCCTCGGAAGGCGTAGAAGACCATCAGCTTAAGGTGTGACTGGATGCACTCGATGTCGCCGGCCTCGTGCCAGAACTTGTTGTTGACCTTGCCTGTGGGCTCGTCGGTCTCATTGGACTGTAAAACGGTGAAACCAGTAAATACTTATTCAGCTCCACAATGATGCATCGACAACACATACAGAATTACAGATACAGGGGTGATGCTAGATAAGTGAGGGGGTCTCACTCTCACCTCGAGATGTAGCCTCTCGACGTTGGGGAAGCATCTGAGGAAGCTCGGCAGCATCTTAGCATCGTTGCGGACACCAAAGCACACTCTTAAGCTGAGGATCTTAACGCTCGGGACCGTGGTGCTTGGGCTTGGCTTCGTCCCAGCCTGCAATGCACCAATTTTGTGAGGAAAGTTCACCCATTGACATAGATATCGAACAAATGGAAACTTGTGAGAGCCATTTGCACCTTGATGATGGTGTTGCCGATCTCTAGCAGGTGTCGTGCCGGCTCCAAGTAGCCAAGTAAGCTCAGCGCAGGGGCATGGCCAATCTTGACAATCCTGTGCAAGCCATCGCGGGCTGATGATGTCCAGATGATGACCCTCTCAAGGTTAGGGGCGTTCTTGACGACGATATTCAGATCGATGCCTTCTATGATCTGCACGCACCGGAGGCTGCGGCTGACGAGGCTGAGCCACTTGAGCAGAACGTTGGCTTGGATGCAGAGGATCTCCAGCACAGGGCTCCTGGCGAGGACGAAGTCCATGTCCCGGTTCACAATGGCCATGCCCAAGAGGCCCAGCTCGCGGAGGTGTGGGAATGACACTCCGCGCGGGAGGTCGGCCGTGTTAGGGAAGGCAAGGGTGCCAAGGTAGAGGCGGGTGAGGGTGGCCATGCCGAAGAAGGTGGCGGGGAGGGCCATGTCGAGCGGCCACGGGCGGTTGACGAGCATGAGCTCCCGGACGCCCTTGACGGCGAGGAGCTGGAGCCAGCGCGCGAGCCGGCCGGGGGTCTCCTGCATGTGGCATGAGATGAGGTGGACGAAGCGGAAGGGCCCCGGGTGCGCGTCGAGGATGTGGGTGATGGCGGACTCGACGCGCTGCGCGTGGGCGCGCTCGACCCGCAGGCTGGAGCCGCAtccggcggggaggaggtcggCGTCGACGAGGACGAGCGGGGTGGAGAGCCAGACCCGGCGCCAGCGGCAGGAgagcgcggcggtgcgcgcgccgTCCTTGGCGGGGAGGCGGGAGACGATGTTGCGGAGGAGCTCCTCGGGGAGGCCGCTGATGCGGtcgacgccgccgccgtcgtcctgggGCGGGAGAAAGGCGGCGGAGAGGGCGGCGCGGCTGGAGACGAAGGGCGGGCTGGGGAGGACATAGTGGAGGAAGGTCATGGCGGTGGTCACGTCGGACTCGAGGGTGACCGGGTCCATGCCGTGCTCCCGGTACATGGCCTGCGTCGCGGCGTCCATGGGGAAGGCCCGCACACGGGGGTCCAGGGCCGCCGCCGCGAGGCCTCCATGGCGCGGTCCGCGGGTGCACCGGGGTCCATGGGGACACCTGCACCGGTGCTCAGGGTTACCGGCGTCCATGGAGGCAGGTGGCCGCCGCTGACGGTATCGGCTGCGAGGGTTTGGGGATTTGGGGTTTTGAAATGCGATGGCGGAAGAAATTTGCTGGCTTTGGGCGGAGAAGACGGTGGATGACTGGATACGATTCGCGCAGCGTGCTTCTTTCTGGAGTagtttgcttcttcttctttttttgagggaaTCTGGAGTAGTTTGCTGGCTTTTCCTATTTGACGCATTCTGCGTCAAGTAGTAGTCGATCCTTCGCACAGACCAGATCAAAGCTAGCGAtagaactgggccggcccatccgaGAAGCTAACGAGTACAGGCATCCGGTTTTGTGTACATTCTGGAAGCTTCCAGCCTGGTTTTTCTGGTTTTGTGAAGATTCTAGAATGTTCCTGAACCATTATTTTCTGGTTTTTCGCTTTCTTATGTTTTTTTACTAAAACAAATTTATGTTCCTGttcctgtttcttttcttttttcttttttgttcagtttcttttctttatgtttctgttcaaaattttcaaaacgtCTTCAGAAAAATTTGGGGATTTCAATTAATAATTCCATTTCAAAACTTGTTCGCTAATTTCAAAGAATATGTTcatgtttccaaattttgttcggaagattcaaaaaatgttctcgtttcgaaaaattgttcacaaattccaaaatttgttcacaaattccaaaatttgttcacaaatttcgaaatttgttcatgtATTAAATTGTGTTCtggagtttaaaaaaatgttctgttTCAAATATTATGTGaattttccaaaaaatgttcatgttttgaaaATTTGTTCTGAAGTTTAAAATACtcggttttcaaaaaatgttcactttcCAAATTTAGTTTTGGAACTAAATTTTTTTTCTGTTATgataaaaatgtttgtgttttcaaattttgttccagaGTTTCATAAAATGTTCGTGTTTTCCAAAATTTAagaatttcgaaaaatgttccagttttgaaaaaatgttcacgtatTCTTTTTATCCCAGAGTTTCAAAAAATTGTTCGGTATTTTCAAAAAATGTGCCTTTTTTGAAAATGTTtgagtttttttaaattttgttcacaaattcataaACATTTCCTTTTTAAAAACTAATGTTTGGGGTTTGAAATTTCGGAAATACTCGGATCTGCGATGGTTTTGGTTCTTAATTTATTC
Proteins encoded:
- the LOC123099712 gene encoding F-box/FBD/LRR-repeat protein At1g13570; the encoded protein is MDAGNPEHRCRCPHGPRCTRGPRHGGLAAAALDPRVRAFPMDAATQAMYREHGMDPVTLESDVTTAMTFLHYVLPSPPFVSSRAALSAAFLPPQDDGGGVDRISGLPEELLRNIVSRLPAKDGARTAALSCRWRRVWLSTPLVLVDADLLPAGCGSSLRVERAHAQRVESAITHILDAHPGPFRFVHLISCHMQETPGRLARWLQLLAVKGVRELMLVNRPWPLDMALPATFFGMATLTRLYLGTLAFPNTADLPRGVSFPHLRELGLLGMAIVNRDMDFVLARSPVLEILCIQANVLLKWLSLVSRSLRCVQIIEGIDLNIVVKNAPNLERVIIWTSSARDGLHRIVKIGHAPALSLLGYLEPARHLLEIGNTIIKAGTKPSPSTTVPSVKILSLRVCFGVRNDAKMLPSFLRCFPNVERLHLESNETDEPTGKVNNKFWHEAGDIECIQSHLKLMVFYAFRGERGELSFLKFVLESARMLTKLVIVFCKGSFASMDEANSKVKPLFDARWASRGCSLVLFESPLETGDDKWVLNFERGSDFSTTDPFACTAALQGCTV